Proteins from a genomic interval of Candidatus Rubidus massiliensis:
- the proB gene encoding Glutamate 5-kinase codes for MKEKKIVIKVGTSTLTQGTKFLSRKSMLEIARQMALIYEQGHQIVLVTSGAIAAGREVLHSTFSEQTVPTKQMLAAIGQVQLMQIWTQLFSLFNIHVGQLLLTREDLSSRKRYLNARDTVNALLNHKIIPIINENDSIATKEIRVGDNDNLAALVANLMAADLLILLTDQKGLYTKDPRNDPDAQLIPLVKKIDESIFALAKGSSTTLGTGGMTTKIEAAQKAAHCGITTAIASANHPNVLLELLEGKSIGTLFSTEITPQESRKRWLLSEKRQGILFVDKGAAEKISHHGASLLPSGITKIQESFDRGAIVEIRYENKIVAVGMTNYGQEDIQKLIGKHSAKIEDILGYSYGSEIIHRTNMTRIKGE; via the coding sequence ATGAAAGAGAAAAAAATTGTAATAAAGGTTGGAACAAGCACCTTAACTCAAGGAACAAAGTTCTTATCTCGTAAAAGCATGCTAGAAATAGCGCGTCAGATGGCCTTAATCTACGAACAAGGACATCAAATCGTATTAGTGACTTCAGGTGCGATTGCCGCTGGAAGAGAAGTATTGCATTCAACCTTTTCTGAACAAACCGTCCCGACTAAACAAATGCTTGCCGCGATTGGTCAAGTGCAATTAATGCAAATTTGGACCCAACTATTCTCCCTATTTAATATTCATGTAGGGCAATTGCTACTAACAAGAGAAGATCTTTCCTCTCGAAAACGATATTTAAATGCTCGTGATACAGTTAATGCGCTTTTAAATCATAAAATCATCCCAATTATTAATGAAAATGATTCTATAGCCACCAAAGAAATACGTGTAGGAGATAACGATAATTTGGCGGCATTAGTTGCTAATTTAATGGCCGCCGATCTTTTAATTTTACTTACAGATCAAAAAGGCTTATACACAAAAGATCCTAGAAATGATCCAGATGCTCAATTAATTCCATTGGTAAAAAAAATTGATGAATCGATTTTTGCTCTAGCAAAAGGATCTTCTACAACTCTTGGAACTGGTGGCATGACAACAAAAATAGAAGCCGCTCAAAAAGCAGCTCATTGTGGTATTACAACGGCTATTGCGTCGGCAAATCACCCCAATGTATTGTTAGAGCTTTTAGAAGGAAAGTCTATTGGAACACTTTTTTCAACTGAAATCACGCCACAAGAGAGTCGAAAAAGATGGTTGTTATCTGAAAAAAGGCAAGGGATTTTGTTTGTTGATAAAGGCGCAGCTGAAAAAATTTCTCACCATGGAGCTAGTTTATTGCCTTCTGGTATCACCAAAATTCAAGAGTCATTTGATAGAGGAGCCATTGTAGAAATACGTTATGAGAATAAAATTGTGGCAGTTGGAATGACCAACTATGGACAGGAGGACATACAAAAATTAATAGGTAAGCATTCTGCAAAAATCGAAGATATTTTAGGATATAGCTACGGTTCAGAAATTATTCATCGAACGAACATGACAAGGATTAAAGGGGAATAA
- the proA gene encoding Gamma-glutamyl phosphate reductase has protein sequence MAIEEMAKKSKEALSSIALATTETKNKALLAIVNALKDNAEQLLIENQKDIAFAKSEGLDDAMIDRLSLQGRLDGLIADIEKVISLEDPVREVFEEKIIDDLKIVKMRTPIGVLGVIYESRPNVTLDISALAIKSGNCAILRGGSETLHTNLFLIQLIQNALSQVNLSKNIIQLIPTIDRSEVLKMLHLHEYIDLIIPRGGANLHKFCRENSTIPVITGGIGICHLFVDESANDKLSEKVIINAKTQRPTVCNALDTLLVHEKIAHTFIPKIVAELNAYNVVCHLDQKAAAIFKNLPDNALPAKEGDWDNEWLRLVLGIKVVSNLKEAVEHIKKHSTGHSDGILTENNDNAKLFIDLVDSAAVYVNASTRFTDGGQLGLGAEVAISTQKIHARGPMGLKELTSYKWVIVGNYTTRK, from the coding sequence ATGGCAATTGAAGAAATGGCAAAAAAAAGCAAAGAAGCTTTATCGAGCATTGCTTTAGCGACGACAGAAACTAAAAACAAAGCCCTTTTGGCAATAGTGAATGCTTTAAAGGATAATGCCGAACAATTATTAATAGAAAATCAAAAAGATATAGCTTTTGCAAAAAGTGAAGGATTAGACGATGCAATGATTGATCGACTAAGTTTGCAAGGACGGTTAGATGGGTTAATTGCAGACATTGAAAAAGTAATTTCTTTAGAAGATCCAGTAAGAGAGGTTTTTGAAGAAAAGATCATTGATGATTTAAAAATCGTAAAAATGCGCACTCCAATTGGTGTTTTGGGGGTCATTTATGAATCTAGGCCAAATGTTACTTTAGACATTAGTGCACTTGCCATAAAATCTGGTAATTGTGCCATCTTAAGAGGCGGCTCTGAAACTCTTCATACTAATCTTTTTTTAATACAATTAATTCAAAATGCTTTAAGCCAAGTTAATTTATCTAAAAATATTATTCAGCTTATTCCAACAATTGATCGTTCGGAAGTGTTAAAAATGTTGCATCTTCACGAATATATCGATTTAATTATTCCAAGAGGTGGGGCAAACCTTCATAAATTTTGCAGGGAAAATAGTACAATTCCAGTCATTACAGGAGGAATTGGTATTTGCCACTTATTTGTAGATGAATCAGCAAACGATAAGCTTTCAGAAAAAGTGATCATTAATGCTAAAACGCAAAGGCCAACTGTTTGCAATGCATTAGATACATTACTTGTGCATGAAAAAATTGCCCATACTTTTATCCCAAAAATAGTTGCTGAGTTGAATGCTTATAATGTTGTTTGTCATTTAGACCAAAAAGCAGCCGCTATTTTTAAAAATTTGCCAGATAATGCTTTGCCTGCTAAAGAAGGGGATTGGGATAATGAATGGCTGCGGCTAGTGCTTGGTATTAAAGTTGTTTCAAATTTAAAAGAAGCTGTAGAACATATTAAAAAGCACAGCACCGGACATAGTGATGGAATTTTAACTGAAAATAATGATAACGCTAAATTATTTATCGATTTAGTCGATTCAGCAGCTGTCTATGTGAATGCCTCAACTCGTTTTACAGATGGAGGACAATTAGGTCTTGGCGCTGAAGTTGCGATTAGTACTCAAAAAATCCACGCGAGAGGACCTATGGGTTTAAAGGAACTAACTTCTTACAAATGGGTTATAGTTGGAAATTATACAACGCGTAAATAG
- the proC gene encoding Pyrroline-5-carboxylate reductase — protein MKIAIIGCGNMGSALAKRLSLDNEVFLYDRNKTKIDHLQSQGFGISCETIEEALKEAEILFLAIKPQSLEKAVENFNLKPSRYTIISLLAGINGSTLKRFFPSQKIVRIMPNLAISYGDGVVAVEEDKEMSSREKLYIGQLLNPLGKVYWISEAKMNAFTSLAGSGPAFFLTMIEAMIESGIAMGFTSQDATDLTIQMMKGTLSVLEKSEKHPAELKWQVTSPAGTTIAGLAKLEETGLRNSIYQTFLAAYNRAHEFKT, from the coding sequence ATGAAAATCGCGATCATTGGTTGTGGCAATATGGGTTCAGCTCTTGCTAAAAGACTGTCTTTAGATAACGAGGTTTTTCTTTATGATCGCAATAAGACAAAAATTGATCATTTGCAATCACAAGGATTTGGTATATCTTGTGAAACAATAGAGGAAGCCTTAAAGGAAGCTGAAATATTGTTTTTAGCTATAAAACCTCAGAGTTTAGAAAAAGCAGTTGAAAATTTTAATTTAAAACCCTCCCGATACACGATTATTAGTTTATTAGCCGGTATAAATGGATCCACTCTAAAACGATTTTTTCCATCTCAAAAAATCGTGCGAATCATGCCAAATCTTGCCATTTCCTATGGAGATGGTGTTGTTGCTGTGGAAGAAGATAAAGAGATGAGTAGTCGTGAAAAGCTCTATATTGGCCAACTTTTAAATCCGCTTGGAAAAGTTTATTGGATTTCTGAGGCAAAAATGAATGCTTTTACATCTCTTGCAGGCTCAGGTCCGGCATTTTTTTTAACAATGATAGAAGCAATGATTGAATCGGGCATTGCTATGGGGTTTACAAGTCAAGATGCCACCGATTTAACTATACAAATGATGAAAGGAACTTTAAGCGTTTTAGAAAAAAGTGAAAAACATCCAGCTGAACTTAAATGGCAAGTGACTTCGCCAGCTGGTACTACAATTGCAGGACTTGCAAAGCTCGAAGAAACGGGTTTGAGGAACAGTATTTATCAAACATTTTTAGCGGCATATAATCGCGCGCACGAATTTAAAACATAA
- the alr gene encoding Alanine racemase, with product MDEFDLRNWPQFSQAGGALSTPAIVDQIQIDSRRIDSPRALFIALPGKTSDGHHHIHAACELGAKYVIVKKGKHFNNLPEGVNLLQVDDPLEAFQEIASCYRKTLPTKIVGITGSYGKTMVKDLLLALLQNSNVVTASPESFNSQIGVPLSLLTIRRHHKIALIEAGISKKNEMDRLVDIVNPDYTILTHIGKKHVTTLGDLSSISKEIFKFLQFSSTQWHILPKMPHTLPFIDKISGKHYFWNDEMQALPHASFTTNDRSLKMPYQIRFPNGEIYQGHTTFGFYYFTDLLNMCIKAAWLLGVTSDAIAQTLRCYLPEPTRTEIWKTPLGTTIVNDIYSSDPQSVDQSLKYFERAAPDSRRIFAFSGLRNKNVRDSDLKRVGTAIALNKIKLLHLIGEHNYSSLIDEVRKKSPQTEISYFPSQEDLLKHLKSYVKSNDVVLFKGEKKFAHDQLTEALHDSITNNQCVINLAAVESNLKAIRNKLAPSKRIMVMVKALAYGTDDVQMAKFLENCQIDILGVSYVDEGVALKRSGIRQDIFVINAAIYEIAKIVKWELEVAISNEEFIFALEKQAKSQGKIHKVHLHIDTGMNRFGCKRDEAIKLAKLVIESPHLELEGVMTHFPSADNPAHDSLTLAQAEEFSNLVEEMRRLGINIPWVHAENSSASIRFNFPQFNMVRIGLAVYGLYPSPFIKSEIDLRLALSLFSRIVGINRCKKGETISYGREFLAKKDHIIAVLPIGYFDGIHRHYSGKGSVIIRGQKAPMVGKICMDYMMVDITDVPNAAIGDAVLIFGEDEYGHYLSPEDFASQADSIVYELITCLGPRIQRIFVYEENNEIAKI from the coding sequence ATGGACGAATTTGATTTAAGAAATTGGCCTCAATTTTCCCAAGCGGGTGGAGCTTTAAGCACGCCAGCAATCGTTGATCAAATTCAAATAGATTCTCGTAGAATTGACTCCCCTCGTGCATTATTTATTGCACTTCCTGGTAAAACTTCAGACGGGCATCATCATATTCATGCAGCTTGTGAACTTGGCGCCAAATATGTGATTGTCAAAAAAGGAAAACATTTTAACAATTTGCCAGAAGGTGTGAATCTTTTACAAGTAGACGATCCACTAGAAGCCTTTCAAGAAATTGCAAGTTGTTATAGGAAAACTTTGCCCACAAAAATAGTAGGGATTACTGGCTCTTATGGCAAAACAATGGTTAAAGATCTTCTTTTAGCCCTACTGCAAAATTCAAATGTCGTCACTGCATCTCCTGAGAGTTTTAATAGTCAAATTGGTGTACCTTTAAGTTTATTGACTATTAGAAGACATCATAAAATTGCTTTAATTGAAGCTGGTATTTCTAAAAAAAATGAAATGGATCGATTAGTTGATATCGTAAATCCAGATTATACAATTTTAACGCATATTGGAAAAAAACACGTTACAACCCTTGGCGATCTTTCCTCTATTTCCAAAGAGATTTTTAAATTTTTACAATTTTCCTCAACTCAATGGCATATTTTACCAAAAATGCCCCATACATTACCGTTTATTGATAAAATCTCTGGCAAACATTATTTTTGGAATGATGAAATGCAAGCATTGCCACATGCATCGTTTACAACCAATGATCGTTCCTTAAAAATGCCCTATCAAATTCGTTTTCCAAATGGTGAAATTTACCAGGGACATACAACGTTTGGCTTTTATTATTTTACCGATTTATTAAATATGTGTATAAAAGCTGCTTGGCTGCTTGGTGTAACAAGTGATGCTATTGCCCAAACCCTTCGTTGCTATTTACCAGAACCTACTAGAACTGAAATATGGAAAACTCCCCTTGGCACAACTATAGTCAACGATATTTATAGCTCAGATCCTCAGTCTGTTGATCAATCTTTAAAGTATTTTGAAAGAGCCGCACCCGATAGTCGCAGAATTTTTGCTTTTTCAGGTCTTCGTAATAAAAATGTGCGAGATTCTGATTTAAAAAGGGTTGGTACTGCTATTGCTTTAAATAAAATTAAGCTTTTACATTTAATAGGAGAACATAACTATTCTAGCTTAATTGATGAAGTTAGAAAAAAATCACCTCAAACGGAAATTTCTTACTTTCCTTCCCAAGAAGATTTACTCAAACACCTAAAAAGCTATGTTAAATCAAACGATGTTGTATTATTTAAAGGGGAAAAAAAGTTTGCTCATGATCAACTAACCGAAGCGTTACATGATAGTATCACCAACAATCAGTGCGTAATTAATCTAGCGGCTGTCGAGAGCAATCTAAAGGCTATCCGGAATAAATTAGCTCCCTCTAAAAGAATAATGGTCATGGTTAAGGCTTTAGCTTATGGAACAGATGATGTCCAAATGGCCAAGTTTTTAGAAAATTGCCAAATCGATATTTTAGGTGTATCCTATGTTGATGAGGGGGTTGCTTTAAAAAGATCCGGAATTCGGCAAGACATTTTTGTAATCAACGCAGCTATTTATGAGATCGCAAAAATTGTTAAATGGGAATTAGAAGTTGCTATTAGCAATGAAGAATTTATCTTTGCACTGGAAAAGCAAGCTAAATCACAAGGAAAAATTCATAAAGTACATTTACACATCGATACGGGTATGAATCGCTTTGGATGTAAAAGAGATGAAGCGATTAAATTAGCAAAACTTGTAATAGAAAGTCCTCATTTAGAGTTAGAAGGGGTTATGACCCATTTTCCAAGCGCCGATAATCCAGCGCATGATTCTTTAACGTTGGCTCAAGCCGAAGAATTTTCTAACTTAGTGGAAGAGATGAGAAGGCTTGGAATAAATATTCCTTGGGTACATGCTGAAAACTCAAGCGCTTCTATTCGGTTTAATTTTCCTCAATTTAATATGGTGCGAATTGGTTTAGCGGTATACGGTTTATACCCTTCTCCTTTTATAAAAAGTGAGATTGATTTGCGTTTGGCCCTATCCTTATTTTCTCGCATCGTTGGGATAAATAGATGTAAAAAAGGGGAAACAATTAGCTATGGTAGGGAATTTTTAGCAAAAAAAGATCATATCATTGCTGTATTACCAATCGGTTACTTTGATGGTATACATCGTCATTATAGTGGAAAAGGGTCTGTAATCATACGTGGCCAAAAGGCGCCCATGGTTGGAAAAATTTGCATGGATTATATGATGGTGGATATAACAGATGTGCCAAATGCAGCTATTGGTGATGCAGTGTTAATTTTTGGGGAAGATGAATATGGACATTACTTGTCTCCCGAAGATTTTGCTTCACAAGCAGATTCTATCGTTTATGAGCTAATCACTTGCTTAGGGCCTAGAATTCAGCGTATTTTTGTGTATGAAGAAAACAATGAAATAGCAAAAATTTAA
- a CDS encoding lipopolysaccharide ABC transporter permease, with protein MISIWQKYLVKEIIKTFCLFIFVFYGLYVLIDYSVHANHFHLKGAGFQWKEIFLYYLLEFIKRGEVFFPFALLLATIKVLSQLNTRNEHIALLVGGIKIKTLLRPFLAIAIFLISFMYINEQFFLPQALKKLKSIEETKKRQTKKLFKETAVHHLVLKDGSRMFFQDYESDKQRFFDVYWVKNIDEIYRIAYLYPSQYPPLAEEVEYLSRNDEGSISLVEKHQSQLLPGIVFNKKELLETITPADELSLVELAKKVSSFWTVKNEKEARFLANFYYKLFMPWLCLFAVIGPAPYCLRFTRLFPSFFIYAGSISALVATYLLMDSALIFATRNIIAPLLALGIPFFSIFALFSTKYSFLR; from the coding sequence ATGATTTCAATTTGGCAAAAATATTTAGTAAAAGAAATCATAAAAACTTTTTGTTTATTTATTTTTGTTTTTTACGGCCTGTATGTATTGATTGATTATTCGGTACATGCAAATCATTTTCATTTGAAAGGAGCTGGCTTTCAGTGGAAAGAAATTTTTCTTTATTACTTGCTAGAATTTATCAAAAGAGGAGAAGTTTTTTTTCCTTTTGCCCTTCTACTTGCGACTATTAAAGTTTTGTCACAATTAAACACTCGCAATGAACATATTGCGTTGCTAGTTGGTGGCATCAAAATAAAAACTCTTTTAAGGCCTTTTCTAGCTATTGCTATTTTTCTTATTAGCTTTATGTATATAAATGAACAATTTTTTCTTCCCCAAGCTCTAAAAAAATTAAAAAGCATTGAAGAAACAAAAAAAAGACAAACAAAAAAGCTTTTCAAAGAAACGGCTGTCCATCATTTAGTTTTAAAAGATGGCTCACGTATGTTTTTTCAAGATTATGAATCTGATAAGCAACGTTTTTTTGATGTTTATTGGGTAAAAAATATCGATGAAATTTATAGAATTGCCTATCTTTATCCCTCTCAATATCCACCCCTTGCCGAAGAAGTAGAGTATTTATCAAGAAATGATGAGGGAAGTATTTCACTTGTTGAAAAGCATCAAAGTCAGCTATTGCCGGGCATTGTGTTTAATAAAAAAGAACTACTTGAAACGATTACTCCAGCAGATGAGCTTTCTTTAGTAGAGTTAGCTAAAAAAGTTTCCTCTTTTTGGACGGTAAAAAATGAAAAAGAAGCCCGCTTTTTGGCTAATTTTTATTATAAATTATTTATGCCATGGTTATGTCTTTTTGCCGTGATTGGACCTGCCCCCTATTGCTTGCGTTTTACGCGGTTGTTTCCAAGTTTTTTTATTTACGCAGGCTCAATTTCTGCCTTAGTAGCCACTTATCTATTGATGGATTCAGCTTTAATTTTTGCGACAAGAAATATTATAGCCCCTTTACTTGCGCTAGGCATTCCTTTTTTCTCAATTTTTGCCTTATTTTCTACTAAATATTCTTTTCTTCGATAG
- a CDS encoding putative permeases, producing MLTLWFYLLNQYLKVLILSTCAFIAILLTIRLDEIANFATMGSHFSAVITFTLYQIIYILPIALPIASLIASVMTLQTLSSSHEITALRASGLGLKYILAPILTMTLVLSFINFYIASELATQSHLKSGQLKAELKSINPLFLMHNRHLMKMKGFQYDSLGDTKVGEQASDVYLVLPNKNGRMNILLAKELLTQNNQFIGKNITYLASGKEDKTLSIENIAHVKMSLMDFSKLLQKKIWNLNNDHLTFKLLQEKISIEKDKVAATTSSIEKKNIQRNINKTFSEIARRISLGISLFTFTLLGAAFSITVGRNVTQKRLIGLIFFVSLYLIGFFLGKGVEQNVIFSVCLYIVPHFFMLLISIYLLRRTSLGLIS from the coding sequence ATGCTTACTTTGTGGTTTTACCTTTTAAATCAATACTTAAAAGTTCTTATTTTAAGTACATGTGCCTTTATTGCGATTCTTCTAACGATTCGACTAGATGAAATTGCCAATTTTGCAACCATGGGTTCCCATTTTAGTGCAGTAATCACCTTTACCCTTTATCAAATAATTTATATTTTACCCATCGCCCTTCCTATCGCTTCCTTAATTGCAAGTGTGATGACTTTGCAAACTTTAAGTTCTTCCCATGAAATTACTGCCCTTAGAGCATCAGGCCTTGGACTTAAATATATTTTAGCCCCTATTTTGACAATGACTTTAGTTTTATCTTTTATAAATTTTTATATTGCCTCTGAACTTGCTACTCAATCCCATTTAAAATCGGGACAACTAAAAGCTGAACTTAAGTCAATCAACCCTTTATTTTTAATGCATAATAGACATTTGATGAAAATGAAAGGATTTCAATATGATTCACTAGGAGATACAAAAGTTGGAGAACAGGCAAGCGATGTCTATTTAGTTCTTCCAAATAAAAATGGAAGAATGAATATCCTTTTAGCAAAAGAACTCCTTACCCAAAATAATCAATTTATTGGAAAAAACATTACTTATTTAGCTTCTGGTAAAGAGGATAAAACCCTTTCTATTGAAAATATAGCTCATGTAAAAATGAGTTTAATGGATTTTTCTAAACTTCTTCAGAAAAAAATTTGGAATTTGAACAATGATCACCTAACTTTTAAACTGTTACAAGAAAAGATATCTATAGAAAAAGATAAGGTTGCTGCCACAACGAGTTCTATTGAGAAAAAAAACATTCAAAGAAATATAAATAAAACTTTTTCTGAAATTGCTAGAAGAATTTCTCTTGGCATATCCTTATTTACATTTACCTTACTAGGTGCTGCCTTTTCAATAACGGTTGGAAGAAATGTAACTCAAAAACGATTGATTGGTTTAATTTTCTTTGTTTCTCTTTATTTAATAGGCTTTTTTTTGGGAAAAGGTGTGGAGCAAAATGTTATTTTTTCTGTTTGTCTATACATTGTTCCCCATTTTTTCATGCTATTGATTAGCATTTACCTCTTAAGAAGAACATCTTTAGGTTTAATTTCATGA
- the tilS gene encoding tRNA(Ile)-lysidine synthase, whose translation MFLQNLQKKIASLIDVNKPVLLGLSGGPDSLFLFYILLELKIPFSVAHIDHGWRKESADEAKILKKIVEDHQIPFHLQTLDPSLLKGNLEECCRNLRHSFFKNLCQTHHYQGVLLAHHSDDLIENVLKQFFEGVPLYGMHGINDVVDIQGLRVVRPLLDLKKEQILDWLQKQNITAFDDSTNRDLQYLRSRMRISITPFLTQTFGKNIKEPILRNAKTAKQLEQYLFEKTKHQFIEKKGPFGIYYHFPNFKELFPIEQEFIVSLIAKKFEIYLSYHQKDRIIKHLVQNDSNKKVEMHDKVMIIDRGNLFFENFYLTNNQSLEFTHTIVELTNPHFVQTSNWRQALEGQLWMVIPDEQKIEWLDCKSYYSMLKKRFNNAKVPCFLRDKFPIIKDQSGRIYDFLSGRKENIKGSKKIILQFYTNKEHFESLGIEHEYSI comes from the coding sequence ATGTTTCTACAAAATTTGCAAAAAAAAATAGCCTCCCTAATAGATGTAAATAAACCTGTCCTTTTAGGATTATCGGGTGGGCCCGACTCATTATTTTTATTTTATATTCTACTAGAATTAAAAATTCCTTTTTCAGTGGCTCATATTGATCATGGATGGAGAAAAGAAAGTGCAGATGAAGCAAAAATTTTAAAAAAAATTGTCGAAGACCACCAAATACCTTTTCACTTGCAAACGTTAGATCCCTCTCTTTTAAAAGGAAATTTGGAAGAATGTTGTCGAAACTTAAGACATTCCTTTTTTAAAAATCTTTGCCAAACACATCATTATCAAGGCGTTTTGTTAGCTCATCATAGCGACGACCTAATTGAAAATGTATTAAAACAATTTTTTGAAGGAGTTCCGCTTTATGGAATGCATGGAATTAATGACGTTGTTGATATTCAAGGTTTAAGAGTTGTTAGGCCTTTATTGGATCTAAAAAAAGAACAAATTTTAGATTGGCTCCAAAAACAAAATATAACGGCTTTCGACGATAGTACAAATCGCGACTTACAATATTTGCGTTCAAGAATGCGTATTTCTATCACACCGTTCCTCACCCAAACTTTTGGAAAAAATATAAAAGAACCTATTTTGCGTAACGCAAAAACAGCCAAACAATTAGAACAATATCTTTTCGAAAAAACAAAACACCAATTTATAGAAAAAAAAGGACCTTTTGGAATTTATTACCATTTTCCAAATTTTAAGGAATTATTTCCGATAGAGCAGGAATTTATTGTTTCACTAATCGCTAAAAAGTTTGAAATATATTTGAGTTATCACCAAAAAGACCGTATTATCAAACACTTAGTACAAAATGATTCTAATAAAAAGGTGGAAATGCATGATAAAGTAATGATAATTGATAGAGGCAATCTTTTTTTTGAAAATTTTTATCTAACTAATAATCAATCACTTGAATTTACTCATACTATTGTGGAATTAACCAATCCTCACTTTGTACAAACTTCTAATTGGAGGCAAGCCTTGGAGGGACAATTGTGGATGGTCATTCCAGATGAGCAAAAAATAGAGTGGCTTGATTGCAAATCTTACTATTCCATGTTAAAAAAACGTTTTAATAATGCAAAAGTACCCTGTTTTTTAAGGGATAAGTTTCCCATAATAAAAGATCAGAGCGGTCGAATCTATGATTTTTTAAGTGGGAGAAAGGAAAATATAAAGGGTTCTAAGAAAATTATTTTACAGTTTTATACAAATAAAGAGCACTTTGAGAGTTTAGGTATTGAACACGAATATTCTATTTGA